A single region of the Nocardioides aurantiacus genome encodes:
- the eccD gene encoding type VII secretion integral membrane protein EccD, translated as MTQVAVPEGGVAGGGLLRLTVVVGERRHDLALPGQLPVAELVPELARTLNLLDAETVYAGYDLVAADGRRLDGDLGLFAQGVDPGSVLTLTAGVDQPAPRVYDDVVEAMADAVEADMRPWDPATGRRTALGAAALVLGLGALALGLQRPDVVAGAAAGVSGLVLVVAAVVLARVRAEHETAVMLAWAGVVFAAVGGVTAAPAGPVLGLPAAVGAGAALAVSLVAVFGLTERRAALVPAAAVSAGLGVANGIVAATTLDAQAVHTVLLVVVVLAGSAVPWVALSSTSTRVPQAQDHAQLTAEAFPVDAGAVRRDARIGHEVLLAVTATVGLLLVLTAPMAVSLGVTGTFVAVCACVVLLLRTRQYRVGPEVVTGLGCAVAGFASLCVGIVLFQRSWLPVLAVVLAVTAVVLLVTTLVPRPPSVRWGRLGDVAELTALVAMIPLVVIAVGVVAAVTS; from the coding sequence ATGACGCAGGTCGCCGTGCCTGAGGGCGGTGTCGCGGGTGGCGGGCTGCTGCGCCTGACGGTCGTCGTCGGTGAGCGCCGCCACGACCTCGCGCTCCCGGGCCAGCTCCCGGTCGCCGAGCTCGTGCCCGAGCTCGCGCGGACCCTCAACCTGCTCGACGCGGAGACCGTGTACGCCGGCTACGACCTCGTCGCCGCCGACGGTCGTCGTCTCGACGGCGACCTCGGGCTGTTCGCCCAGGGGGTCGACCCGGGCAGCGTGCTGACCCTGACCGCCGGGGTCGACCAGCCCGCCCCCCGCGTCTACGACGACGTGGTCGAGGCGATGGCCGACGCCGTCGAGGCCGACATGCGCCCCTGGGACCCCGCCACCGGGCGGCGTACGGCTCTGGGCGCGGCGGCCCTCGTCCTCGGCCTCGGGGCCCTGGCCCTGGGACTGCAGCGCCCCGACGTGGTCGCCGGTGCCGCCGCAGGGGTCTCGGGCCTGGTGCTCGTCGTCGCCGCCGTGGTGCTGGCCCGCGTGCGGGCCGAGCACGAGACGGCCGTGATGCTCGCCTGGGCCGGCGTCGTCTTCGCCGCCGTCGGCGGCGTCACCGCTGCCCCGGCCGGCCCGGTGCTGGGTCTCCCCGCCGCCGTCGGTGCCGGCGCTGCCCTGGCCGTGAGCCTGGTCGCCGTCTTCGGCCTCACCGAGCGCCGTGCCGCCCTCGTGCCCGCCGCGGCCGTGAGCGCCGGTCTCGGTGTGGCCAACGGCATCGTCGCCGCGACCACCCTGGACGCCCAGGCGGTGCACACCGTCCTGCTCGTCGTGGTGGTGCTCGCCGGCAGCGCCGTCCCGTGGGTCGCGCTCTCCTCGACCAGCACCCGCGTCCCGCAGGCCCAGGACCACGCCCAGCTCACCGCGGAGGCGTTCCCCGTCGACGCCGGCGCCGTGCGCCGCGACGCCAGGATCGGCCACGAGGTGCTGCTGGCGGTGACCGCCACCGTCGGTCTGCTGCTGGTGCTGACCGCCCCGATGGCCGTCTCCCTCGGCGTCACCGGCACGTTCGTCGCGGTCTGCGCCTGCGTCGTGCTGCTGCTGCGCACCCGCCAGTACCGCGTCGGGCCCGAGGTCGTCACCGGCCTCGGCTGCGCCGTCGCCGGCTTCGCCTCGCTGTGCGTCGGCATCGTGCTCTTCCAGCGCTCCTGGCTCCCGGTCCTGGCCGTCGTGCTCGCCGTCACCGCGGTGGTCCTGCTCGTCACCACCCTGGTGCCCCGTCCGCCCTCGGTGCGGTGGGGACGCCTGGGTGACGTCGCCGAGCTCACCGCGCTGGTCGCGATGATCCCGCTCGTCGTGATCGCGGTCGGCGTCGTCGCGGCGGTGACCTCGTGA
- a CDS encoding WXG100 family type VII secretion target: MGPNEAALMKALEAEPGAMRRQARAWDKGAEDLRLVAERLRTKQTQLQAAWPSGDDGAAATTAFGTLAENVEVQADRMALAADSYRTAARTVTEARSNYQALPTPPAGSSALGDGATPRQVEAADEASAAGKAERERKAGEYLRVMNAGFTEATREMRTAAPFDQKVVDVPEETHDDTYTGGGGSSYSAPGSGGTGPYSTSTNGTFAGTAVGTAMLGGRPVLGGTIRPGNVQGVGNDGATADGVVGGTVPGAEGGAGGGGAGGGSVVGGSAGLGGGTGGAMGAGGAAALLGGGKGLLGKVGGAGAGAGRAAGAAGASARAGTSGASAKGGAIGGKSAGASKGVLGGRSAGTTGGAGQTGGGRGGTAGGQQAGARGGAAGGRGGMAGGQQAGARGGAAGGRGGGAGARAGSAAGRSAGAAGRPAGGGMQAGGRSTAAGSNAKAAGGSGAGRSGGAAGAKAAPGSSATGGRNGGPGARSGPGGTGPGSTAQGGRGTQRGADEKADKRTAMVMAEDWLDDDDVAPDVIQ, translated from the coding sequence ATGGGACCCAACGAAGCCGCGCTGATGAAGGCGCTGGAGGCCGAGCCGGGCGCGATGCGCCGACAGGCCCGTGCCTGGGACAAGGGGGCCGAGGACCTGCGGCTGGTCGCAGAGCGCCTCCGGACCAAGCAGACCCAGCTGCAGGCCGCGTGGCCGTCGGGGGACGACGGTGCGGCGGCGACGACTGCCTTCGGCACGCTCGCCGAGAACGTCGAGGTGCAGGCGGACCGCATGGCCCTGGCGGCGGACTCCTACCGCACCGCCGCGCGCACCGTGACCGAGGCGCGCTCCAACTACCAGGCGCTGCCGACGCCGCCGGCCGGGAGCTCCGCGCTGGGCGACGGCGCGACCCCCCGCCAGGTCGAGGCTGCCGACGAGGCCAGTGCCGCAGGCAAGGCCGAGCGTGAGCGCAAGGCGGGCGAGTACCTCCGGGTGATGAACGCCGGCTTCACCGAGGCGACCCGCGAGATGAGGACCGCAGCGCCGTTCGACCAGAAGGTCGTCGACGTGCCCGAGGAGACGCACGACGACACCTACACCGGCGGTGGAGGCAGCTCCTACTCCGCCCCGGGCTCCGGTGGCACCGGGCCCTACTCGACCAGCACCAACGGCACCTTCGCCGGCACCGCGGTGGGCACCGCCATGCTCGGCGGCCGCCCGGTCCTCGGCGGCACCATCAGGCCTGGCAACGTCCAGGGCGTCGGCAACGACGGCGCCACGGCCGACGGCGTCGTCGGTGGCACCGTCCCGGGCGCGGAGGGCGGCGCCGGCGGTGGCGGTGCTGGCGGCGGCTCGGTCGTCGGCGGCAGTGCCGGTCTCGGTGGCGGCACGGGCGGTGCGATGGGTGCGGGGGGCGCGGCCGCGCTGCTCGGTGGCGGCAAGGGGCTGCTCGGCAAGGTGGGCGGTGCCGGCGCCGGAGCAGGTCGTGCCGCGGGCGCGGCGGGTGCCTCCGCACGCGCCGGGACCTCGGGTGCCTCGGCCAAGGGCGGCGCCATCGGCGGCAAGTCCGCCGGTGCGTCCAAGGGCGTCCTCGGCGGCCGCAGCGCAGGGACCACCGGCGGGGCCGGCCAGACGGGCGGCGGTCGCGGTGGCACGGCCGGCGGCCAGCAGGCGGGTGCGCGCGGCGGTGCCGCGGGCGGTCGCGGTGGCATGGCCGGCGGCCAGCAGGCGGGTGCGCGCGGCGGTGCCGCGGGCGGTCGCGGTGGTGGCGCCGGGGCTCGCGCCGGCAGCGCGGCTGGACGGTCCGCGGGAGCCGCGGGCCGACCGGCGGGCGGTGGCATGCAGGCCGGTGGTCGCAGCACCGCCGCGGGCAGCAACGCCAAGGCGGCGGGCGGCAGCGGGGCCGGCAGGTCGGGTGGAGCCGCGGGGGCCAAGGCGGCACCCGGGAGCAGCGCGACCGGAGGCCGCAACGGCGGTCCGGGTGCGCGCAGCGGTCCCGGTGGCACCGGTCCGGGCTCCACGGCGCAGGGCGGTCGCGGCACCCAGCGTGGTGCGGACGAGAAGGCGGACAAGCGCACGGCCATGGTGATGGCCGAGGACTGGCTCGACGACGACGACGTCGCTCCCGACGTGATCCAGTAG